The following are encoded together in the Candidatus Flexicrinis proximus genome:
- a CDS encoding ATP-dependent Clp protease ATP-binding subunit, whose amino-acid sequence MGQLNPDLLSKDLSEAMSAASMVVSNHRATYITPELVLLALTRQTDTAAARMLDALSISRGFQKRQLERQVELAVDVNKDQPGNLDFLAKGGASVPLSRQTVIMLDDALSVARAVNEGRVDTDHALQVLAESSMSTSGILRQYGVTPKSIQDARASGKIVRKDTTARDVVAEAKSGDIRPVFFRETLLRDILNVLSQSVNRHLILVGPDGVGKRTLGYSLGLLMGEGKGPTSLKTLITLDETSLLDNDLQAVRAGLAKAADGILFVPHLHRFFGGPAKAEFNKATAILQKAFLSDNPVIIGTTTEQEYNGRLLAVSSIAENSQMLRVPEPSIDEAIAMLMTSKARYESDYGLEIKDDAIKLAVTLAKRYMSALPLPRSAEHLLHRTAAMVNMSTQAHLAFKPELADTSLDAEDVTLAASQVTGVPVNKLGADERSRYASMVEHITERIIGQDNAVISVSRAIKTARVGLKDPKRPIGSFLFLGPTGVGKSELAKALAEFMFGSESAMLALDMSEFKDESNLNRLLGSPSGYVDSEAGGQLTERVKKQPYLLVLFDEVEKSHPKIMDILLQMMEEGRLTDGRGNVVSFSETVIILTSNLGSRELAVPVITDEVREAAMDEVREWFRPEFLNRLDDVVMFNSLEGDSLRKILQINLKKEVKLVAERGIQLSFSDSAVDWMMSQYDEPQYGARPLRRIIQRFVREPLADFMLRANPDAGTEIKVDTGDAGLIFSAMKDGQAIPV is encoded by the coding sequence ATGGGACAACTCAATCCCGATTTGCTTTCTAAAGATCTCTCCGAGGCCATGAGCGCGGCCTCGATGGTCGTCTCCAATCACCGGGCGACTTATATCACGCCTGAATTGGTGCTTCTCGCGCTGACGCGCCAGACCGATACGGCGGCCGCGCGCATGTTGGATGCCCTGAGTATTTCGCGCGGGTTCCAGAAGCGCCAGCTTGAGCGTCAGGTCGAACTGGCTGTTGATGTGAACAAAGACCAGCCCGGTAATCTCGACTTCCTGGCCAAGGGCGGGGCCAGCGTCCCCCTCTCGCGCCAGACCGTGATCATGCTCGACGACGCGCTGTCTGTCGCCCGTGCCGTCAACGAAGGCCGCGTCGATACCGACCACGCGCTGCAAGTCCTGGCCGAAAGCAGCATGAGCACGTCGGGCATCCTGCGCCAGTATGGCGTGACCCCCAAGTCGATCCAGGACGCGCGCGCGTCTGGCAAGATCGTCCGGAAGGACACCACCGCCCGCGACGTTGTGGCAGAAGCCAAAAGCGGCGATATCCGCCCCGTGTTCTTCCGCGAGACGCTCCTGCGCGATATCCTGAACGTACTCTCGCAGTCGGTCAACCGCCACCTCATCCTCGTCGGGCCGGACGGCGTCGGCAAGCGCACGCTGGGTTACAGTCTCGGCTTGCTGATGGGCGAGGGCAAAGGTCCCACCAGCCTCAAGACTCTCATTACGCTCGACGAGACCTCGCTGCTCGACAACGACCTGCAGGCGGTACGCGCCGGCCTGGCAAAAGCCGCTGACGGCATCCTGTTCGTGCCGCACCTCCACCGGTTCTTCGGCGGACCAGCCAAGGCCGAGTTCAATAAAGCAACGGCGATCCTGCAGAAGGCCTTCCTCAGCGATAACCCCGTCATCATCGGCACGACCACTGAACAGGAATACAACGGACGCCTGCTGGCTGTGAGCAGTATTGCCGAAAACAGCCAGATGCTGCGCGTTCCAGAGCCGTCGATCGACGAGGCGATCGCCATGTTGATGACCAGCAAGGCACGCTACGAGAGCGACTACGGTCTTGAGATCAAGGACGACGCGATCAAGCTTGCCGTAACCCTGGCCAAACGCTACATGTCCGCGCTACCCCTGCCGCGCAGTGCCGAACATCTGCTGCACCGTACCGCCGCAATGGTCAACATGAGCACGCAGGCGCATCTGGCCTTTAAGCCGGAGTTAGCCGATACCTCGCTTGACGCCGAAGATGTCACCCTCGCGGCGAGTCAGGTCACCGGTGTGCCGGTCAATAAACTTGGCGCCGACGAACGCAGCCGCTATGCCAGCATGGTCGAACACATCACCGAGCGCATCATCGGCCAGGACAATGCGGTGATTTCGGTCAGCCGCGCGATCAAGACCGCCCGTGTCGGCCTCAAAGACCCCAAGCGGCCGATTGGCTCGTTCCTGTTCCTCGGCCCGACCGGTGTAGGTAAATCAGAACTCGCCAAGGCGCTGGCCGAATTCATGTTCGGCAGCGAGAGCGCGATGCTGGCGCTCGATATGTCCGAATTCAAAGACGAAAGTAACCTCAACCGCCTGCTGGGTTCGCCCTCCGGCTATGTCGACAGCGAAGCCGGCGGTCAGCTCACCGAGCGCGTCAAGAAGCAGCCCTATCTGCTCGTGCTGTTCGACGAGGTTGAAAAATCGCATCCCAAAATCATGGACATCCTCCTGCAGATGATGGAGGAAGGACGCCTGACCGACGGGCGCGGCAACGTCGTCAGCTTCAGCGAAACGGTCATCATCCTGACCAGCAATCTTGGCAGCCGTGAGTTGGCCGTTCCGGTCATCACCGACGAGGTGCGCGAGGCCGCTATGGACGAGGTGCGAGAGTGGTTCCGTCCCGAATTCCTGAACCGTCTCGACGATGTCGTGATGTTCAACTCGCTTGAGGGCGACAGTCTGCGCAAGATCCTCCAGATTAACCTCAAGAAGGAAGTTAAGCTGGTGGCCGAACGCGGAATCCAGCTCTCGTTCAGCGATTCGGCGGTCGATTGGATGATGTCACAGTACGACGAGCCGCAGTATGGCGCGCGTCCGCTGCGCCGCATCATTCAGCGCTTCGTCCGCGAACCGCTGGCGGATTTCATGCTCCGCGCCAATCCCGACGCCGGCACCGAGATCAAAGTGGATACGGGCGACGCCGGTCTGATTTTCAGCGCCATGAAAGATGGACAAGCTATCCCTGTTTGA
- a CDS encoding GNAT family N-acetyltransferase: protein MTDAITIREAILDDATPISALFRARIPTWQRLTAKGGVDNVPYENLTVYERWTHGGPWMSIETASLALARLLHGVGLALVAEQNGQVVGYLEAYPGYETAPFGAHLHLAHLATSSEGAVAESIAAALLKRAAEVARHMPDRRLTISLPSETGDDAIFFRQRGFKALAKVGRYLVPAKAGQGFYQVTEHAASNVSQIEGFQMPLGRTESASMLWESVWVSIWEVIPQLAARKIQRVKLNASGQEILLCVQPVPHDPRVMDLWGWAARPMTGVVLTALRDWALREKYRALRMVVDTETAALFGSDAEADPFSRTTLALTV from the coding sequence ATGACTGACGCCATCACCATCCGTGAAGCAATTCTTGACGATGCCACCCCCATCAGCGCTCTGTTCCGCGCACGCATCCCCACCTGGCAGCGCCTGACGGCAAAAGGCGGCGTCGACAACGTGCCTTACGAGAACCTGACCGTATACGAACGCTGGACCCACGGCGGACCGTGGATGAGCATCGAAACCGCCTCGCTCGCGCTCGCGCGCCTGCTCCACGGCGTGGGGCTTGCGCTGGTTGCCGAACAGAACGGCCAGGTTGTCGGTTATCTTGAGGCGTATCCCGGCTATGAAACCGCGCCCTTCGGCGCGCATCTGCATCTCGCCCATCTCGCCACCAGCTCCGAAGGCGCTGTGGCGGAGTCCATTGCCGCCGCCCTGCTGAAGCGTGCGGCGGAGGTCGCGCGCCACATGCCGGATCGCCGCCTGACGATCTCGCTTCCGTCCGAAACCGGCGACGACGCGATTTTCTTCCGCCAGCGCGGCTTCAAAGCCCTGGCCAAAGTGGGGCGGTATCTCGTCCCGGCCAAAGCCGGACAGGGATTCTACCAGGTGACCGAACATGCCGCCTCGAACGTCAGTCAGATTGAGGGCTTCCAGATGCCGTTGGGCCGTACTGAAAGCGCCTCGATGCTCTGGGAGTCGGTCTGGGTCTCAATCTGGGAAGTGATCCCGCAGCTGGCCGCGCGCAAAATCCAGCGCGTCAAGCTCAACGCCAGCGGTCAGGAAATCCTGTTGTGCGTGCAGCCTGTGCCGCATGATCCGCGCGTGATGGATCTCTGGGGCTGGGCGGCCCGTCCGATGACCGGCGTAGTCCTGACGGCGCTCCGCGATTGGGCGCTGCGTGAGAAGTACCGCGCTTTGCGTATGGTCGTCGATACCGAGACGGCCGCGCTGTTCGGCAGCGATGCCGAAGCCGATCCCTTCAGCCGCACAACCCTCGCGCTGACGGTATAG